The following proteins are encoded in a genomic region of uncultured Ilyobacter sp.:
- a CDS encoding MaoC family dehydratase — MKYSELKLGMKSSITKTITETDVILYSGVSLDTNPAHLNEEYAKTTMFKKRIAHGMLTAGLISAVLGTRLPGEGSIYMGQELKFKAPVYMGDTITAEVEIIELIDEKNQIILKTVCTNQDGKVVIDGTARIMKK, encoded by the coding sequence ATGAAATATTCAGAATTAAAGCTTGGAATGAAAAGCAGCATAACTAAAACTATAACTGAGACAGATGTAATACTCTATTCAGGAGTGAGCTTAGATACAAATCCTGCACATCTAAATGAGGAATACGCTAAGACAACAATGTTTAAAAAAAGAATTGCACATGGAATGCTAACTGCCGGTCTCATATCAGCAGTGCTTGGGACAAGACTTCCTGGAGAAGGAAGTATTTACATGGGACAGGAATTAAAGTTTAAGGCACCGGTATATATGGGAGATACAATTACTGCTGAAGTTGAAATTATAGAGCTTATCGATGAAAAAAATCAAATAATACTAAAAACTGTATGTACTAATCAAGATGGAAAAGTAGTAATAGACGGAACAGCTAGAATAATGAAAAAATAA
- the fabG gene encoding 3-oxoacyl-ACP reductase FabG — translation MRLEDKVCIVTGGAKGIGFEMAKLFASEGAKVIAADMSDLDYSLENVEGYKLNVANPTQCEELFKYASEKYGKIDVLVNNAGITRDALTHKITDDMWNIVIDVNLKGVFNLTKHVGPYMMKQGNGSIINISSVVGEYGNIGQANYSATKAGVIGLAKTWAKEFARKGAAVRANAIAPGYVMTDILKTVPQPLLDDFAKLTMLGRLGQPEEIAKAALFLASDDSSYVTGHVLSVNGGMRL, via the coding sequence ATGAGATTAGAAGACAAAGTCTGTATAGTTACTGGTGGGGCAAAAGGTATTGGTTTTGAGATGGCTAAGTTGTTTGCAAGTGAAGGAGCAAAAGTAATAGCCGCTGATATGTCTGATCTTGATTATTCATTGGAAAACGTGGAAGGGTATAAGCTAAATGTAGCTAATCCTACTCAGTGTGAAGAATTATTTAAGTATGCTTCTGAAAAATATGGAAAAATTGACGTATTGGTAAACAATGCCGGAATAACGAGAGATGCCCTTACACATAAAATAACAGATGATATGTGGAACATTGTAATAGATGTCAATCTTAAAGGTGTCTTTAATCTAACAAAACATGTAGGACCATACATGATGAAACAAGGAAATGGATCAATTATAAATATCTCCTCTGTAGTTGGAGAATATGGAAATATAGGTCAGGCAAATTATTCTGCAACAAAGGCTGGAGTAATAGGACTTGCTAAAACATGGGCAAAGGAATTTGCTAGAAAGGGAGCCGCAGTAAGAGCCAATGCAATAGCACCGGGATACGTTATGACGGATATATTAAAAACTGTTCCTCAGCCTCTTTTAGATGATTTTGCTAAACTTACTATGCTTGGAAGATTAGGACAGCCAGAGGAGATTGCTAAAGCGGCTCTTTTCCTTGCTAGTGATGATTCTAGCTATGTAACAGGGCATGTGTTAAGTGTCAATGGTGGAATGAGACTTTAA
- a CDS encoding acetyl-CoA C-acetyltransferase yields MRKVYVISAKRTPVGTFLGGLSSVSPAELGGTVIRNIVEETGIDPKNLDEVVIGNVLPAGHGQGIGRQAAVAGGVPYEVPAYSLNIICGSGMKSVISAYSNIKSGEANLIIAGGTESMSQAGFVLPAAVRGGHKMADIKMIDHMIKDALTDSFNDYHMGITAENIVEKYGLTRDAQDKFAMESQKRAIAAVDSGRFKGEIVPVEVKSRKGSVVVDQDEHPNRKTTPEILAKLRPAFKKDGSVTAGNASGLNDGASMLLLASEEAVEKYNLKPIAEIISTGQGGVDPSIMGMGPVPAINNALGKLDMKLEDIELLELNEAFAAQSLGVMTELSKQHGVSLEWFSERTNVNGGAIAIGHPVGASGNRITTTLIHEMIKRDVKTGLASLCIGGGMGTALIIKRV; encoded by the coding sequence ATGAGAAAAGTATATGTAATAAGTGCAAAAAGAACACCTGTGGGAACCTTTTTAGGTGGATTAAGTAGCGTTTCTCCAGCTGAACTTGGAGGGACAGTAATAAGAAATATTGTTGAAGAAACTGGTATTGATCCTAAAAATCTTGACGAAGTTGTAATTGGAAATGTCTTGCCTGCAGGTCATGGACAAGGGATAGGGAGACAGGCTGCAGTGGCAGGAGGAGTTCCTTATGAAGTTCCGGCTTATTCACTAAACATTATCTGCGGAAGCGGAATGAAGTCTGTAATCTCAGCTTACAGCAACATCAAATCAGGGGAAGCCAATCTTATAATTGCTGGTGGAACTGAGTCTATGTCTCAGGCAGGTTTTGTACTTCCTGCAGCAGTAAGAGGCGGTCACAAGATGGCTGATATAAAAATGATCGATCACATGATAAAAGATGCTCTGACAGATTCTTTTAATGACTATCATATGGGAATAACAGCTGAAAATATTGTTGAGAAATATGGTCTTACAAGAGATGCTCAAGATAAATTTGCAATGGAATCTCAAAAGAGAGCAATTGCAGCGGTGGATTCTGGAAGATTTAAAGGTGAAATTGTTCCTGTAGAAGTTAAAAGCAGAAAAGGAAGCGTTGTTGTAGACCAAGATGAACATCCAAATAGAAAAACCACTCCTGAAATTTTGGCAAAATTAAGACCAGCCTTTAAAAAAGACGGTAGTGTAACAGCAGGAAATGCATCAGGCCTAAATGATGGAGCAAGTATGCTACTTCTTGCCTCTGAAGAAGCGGTAGAAAAATATAATCTTAAACCCATAGCTGAGATAATATCTACAGGTCAAGGAGGAGTGGATCCCTCTATAATGGGAATGGGACCTGTTCCTGCAATAAACAATGCACTTGGTAAATTAGATATGAAGCTTGAAGATATAGAGCTTTTGGAATTAAATGAAGCCTTTGCGGCTCAGTCTTTAGGTGTAATGACCGAACTGTCAAAACAGCACGGTGTTTCACTTGAATGGTTCTCAGAAAGGACAAATGTTAATGGAGGAGCTATAGCAATAGGACATCCTGTAGGAGCATCTGGGAATAGAATTACAACTACTCTTATCCATGAGATGATAAAAAGAGACGTAAAAACAGGATTGGCCTCTCTGTGTATAGGGGGAGGAATGGGAACTGCTCTAATAATAAAAAGAGTATAG
- a CDS encoding 3-oxoacid CoA-transferase subunit B: MSLDVKGRIAKRVAQELSSGDVVNLGIGLPTLVGNYIEDDVEVIFQSENGLIGLGPEPDESNIDLDLTNAGGEPVTIFEHGATFDSATSFGIIRGGHVDVTVLGSLQVDEEGNLANWIIPGKKVPGMGGAMDLVVGAKKVIIAMTHTARGKAKILKKCTLPFTAVKQVNMIITELGVMEVTSEGLLLKEIAPDTTVKEIQDLTEAKLIVNNDLKTMNF, from the coding sequence ATGAGTCTAGATGTAAAAGGAAGAATTGCTAAAAGAGTTGCACAGGAACTTTCTTCAGGAGATGTAGTAAACTTGGGTATAGGGCTACCTACACTTGTTGGGAACTATATAGAAGATGATGTTGAAGTTATATTTCAGTCTGAAAACGGACTTATAGGTCTAGGACCAGAGCCTGATGAATCTAATATAGATTTAGATCTTACTAATGCCGGAGGAGAGCCGGTAACAATATTTGAACACGGAGCAACATTTGACAGTGCCACCTCCTTTGGTATTATTCGTGGGGGACATGTAGATGTGACAGTTTTGGGATCACTTCAGGTAGACGAAGAGGGAAACCTTGCAAACTGGATCATTCCTGGTAAAAAAGTACCTGGAATGGGTGGAGCAATGGATCTAGTCGTTGGAGCAAAAAAAGTAATCATAGCAATGACTCATACAGCCAGAGGAAAAGCAAAGATTTTAAAGAAGTGCACCCTACCTTTTACAGCTGTAAAACAGGTAAATATGATCATCACAGAGCTAGGAGTCATGGAAGTAACTTCTGAAGGACTGCTTCTAAAGGAAATTGCTCCAGATACTACAGTGAAAGAAATTCAAGACTTAACAGAGGCAAAACTTATAGTAAATAATGATTTAAAAACAATGAATTTTTAA
- a CDS encoding CoA transferase subunit A codes for MSKVVLAKEAISHIKDGMSIMVGGFMVQGTPETLIDAIVECGAKDLTIICNDAGYPDKGVGKLISNGQVKKLIASHIGLNPMAGELMNEGKMEVVLVPQGTLVEQIRSGGAGLGGVLTPTGLGTIVEEGKKILEIQGEKYLLEEALKADVALIGGSIVDKKGNIVYRYTTQNFNKVMATAAELVMVGAKEIVEPGTIHVDNVMTPHLFVDYIVKEGE; via the coding sequence ATGTCAAAAGTAGTTTTAGCTAAAGAAGCCATAAGTCATATTAAAGACGGTATGAGTATAATGGTCGGAGGATTTATGGTACAAGGAACACCGGAAACTCTTATTGATGCTATAGTAGAATGCGGGGCAAAGGATTTGACCATAATCTGTAATGATGCTGGTTATCCAGACAAGGGAGTAGGGAAATTAATATCCAACGGACAGGTAAAAAAACTTATCGCATCTCATATCGGACTAAACCCAATGGCCGGAGAACTAATGAATGAAGGAAAAATGGAAGTGGTATTAGTTCCTCAGGGAACACTTGTGGAACAGATCAGATCTGGCGGAGCAGGTCTCGGAGGAGTTCTCACTCCCACTGGTTTAGGTACTATTGTAGAAGAGGGGAAAAAGATTCTGGAAATTCAGGGAGAAAAATATCTTCTCGAAGAGGCATTGAAAGCAGATGTGGCTCTCATAGGTGGATCTATTGTAGACAAAAAAGGAAACATTGTATATAGATATACGACTCAAAATTTTAACAAGGTTATGGCTACTGCTGCAGAGTTAGTTATGGTTGGAGCTAAAGAAATTGTGGAACCTGGAACAATTCATGTTGATAATGTTATGACACCGCACCTCTTTGTTGATTATATTGTGAAGGAAGGAGAATAA
- a CDS encoding helix-turn-helix domain-containing protein, with translation MTIEDKILKTSLELFSKYGYSGVTTKKIATESGVNEVTIFRKFESKSKLFQEVITNFSVEGNIINKLKNDLTGIIEKDLLIFAVDFYNFLLNNQLFYKLQIKQIDEESAKFTNSLKYKNYFRDYLTEKKEKGEFTGNPEIVAVSIISIVMGIFTFKIFNKEILENLNVKDILEEEVEKIIKMYVA, from the coding sequence TTGACAATAGAAGATAAAATTTTAAAAACTTCTTTAGAACTTTTTTCAAAATATGGTTATTCAGGAGTTACTACTAAAAAAATAGCCACTGAATCTGGGGTGAATGAAGTCACGATTTTCAGAAAATTTGAAAGTAAAAGCAAACTCTTTCAAGAGGTTATAACAAACTTTTCAGTTGAAGGGAATATAATAAACAAGCTTAAAAATGATCTTACTGGAATTATTGAAAAGGATTTATTGATCTTTGCAGTGGATTTTTATAATTTTTTACTCAATAACCAGCTTTTTTACAAACTTCAGATAAAGCAAATAGACGAAGAATCCGCTAAATTTACCAATTCACTTAAGTATAAAAATTATTTTAGAGATTATCTCACTGAAAAAAAAGAAAAAGGAGAATTTACAGGTAATCCTGAGATAGTTGCCGTATCTATTATTTCTATTGTGATGGGAATATTCACTTTTAAGATCTTCAACAAAGAAATACTGGAGAATTTAAATGTAAAAGATATTCTCGAGGAAGAAGTGGAAAAAATTATTAAAATGTACGTTGCTTAA
- a CDS encoding short-chain fatty acid transporter, translated as MKKIFNKMTKFSVGIMQKYLPDPFIFAIILTFIVFVMALFVTQSSPLAIIEAWSKGLWSLLSFSMQMALVLVTGTILATAPAFKKILGKIASIPKNKIQAIVVVNFISLIACFINWGFGLVIGAILAKEVVKKIKTVDYPLLIAAAYSGFVVWHAGLSGSIPLKLASGGNLLAQTGGALSEAVPTNMTIFSTMNIVIFAIILFTVPFLLGSMNPNEKDTKLVSLDLLNDESSQAKVDIKAITPAQKLENSVAINYVLGAMGYVYIFSYFIKNGFSLNLNIVNYIFLFTAIILHGTPINVVNAVNSAAKSTGGIILQFPFYGGIMGIMTFVGPNGTSIAAAMSNFFVNISTQTTFPVFTFFSAGLVNFFVPSGGGQWAVQAPIMMPAGAQLGVSAAKTGMAIAWGDAWTNMIQPFWALPALGIAGLGAKDIMGYCLMVLFYTGVVISLGLAFL; from the coding sequence ATGAAAAAAATTTTTAACAAAATGACAAAATTTTCTGTAGGAATAATGCAAAAATATCTTCCAGATCCATTTATATTTGCTATAATTTTGACCTTTATAGTATTTGTTATGGCATTATTTGTTACTCAATCTTCACCGTTAGCGATTATCGAAGCATGGAGCAAGGGTTTATGGAGTTTACTGTCTTTTTCAATGCAGATGGCGCTGGTACTTGTGACAGGAACTATTTTGGCAACAGCACCTGCTTTTAAAAAAATATTAGGTAAGATAGCCTCTATTCCAAAAAATAAAATTCAAGCTATAGTTGTTGTAAATTTCATTTCTTTGATAGCTTGTTTTATAAACTGGGGATTCGGATTGGTTATAGGAGCAATTCTTGCAAAAGAGGTTGTTAAAAAAATTAAAACAGTAGATTATCCTCTATTGATAGCCGCTGCTTATTCTGGTTTCGTAGTTTGGCATGCTGGATTATCTGGTTCAATTCCACTAAAGCTGGCTTCAGGTGGTAATCTCCTTGCTCAAACTGGAGGAGCCCTTTCAGAGGCGGTCCCTACAAATATGACAATATTCTCAACAATGAACATAGTCATATTTGCGATAATACTATTTACAGTACCTTTTCTGCTAGGTTCAATGAATCCCAATGAAAAAGATACTAAATTAGTTTCATTAGACCTTTTAAATGATGAGAGTTCACAAGCAAAAGTGGATATAAAGGCAATTACACCAGCTCAAAAGCTAGAAAATTCTGTCGCCATAAACTATGTTTTAGGAGCTATGGGTTATGTATATATATTCTCATATTTTATAAAAAATGGTTTCAGTCTTAACTTAAACATTGTTAATTACATATTTTTGTTTACTGCTATTATTTTGCACGGGACACCTATAAATGTTGTTAATGCTGTAAATTCTGCCGCTAAGAGTACAGGTGGAATAATCCTACAATTTCCTTTTTATGGTGGTATAATGGGAATTATGACCTTCGTAGGTCCAAATGGTACTTCTATAGCCGCAGCTATGTCAAATTTCTTTGTAAATATATCAACTCAAACGACCTTTCCTGTTTTCACTTTCTTCAGTGCAGGTCTTGTTAACTTCTTTGTTCCCAGTGGAGGAGGACAATGGGCTGTTCAGGCACCTATAATGATGCCTGCAGGTGCACAGCTAGGTGTTAGTGCAGCTAAAACAGGGATGGCAATAGCTTGGGGAGATGCTTGGACAAACATGATCCAGCCATTCTGGGCATTACCTGCATTAGGTATAGCAGGTTTAGGAGCAAAAGATATTATGGGATATTGCTTGATGGTTCTATTCTATACCGGAGTAGTAATATCTTTAGGTCTTGCTTTTTTATAA